A stretch of Paenibacillus sp. URB8-2 DNA encodes these proteins:
- a CDS encoding ABC transporter ATP-binding protein, which produces MSLIATKVPEIQLENVEMRYQTDTADVLALHQVSLDIAKGEFVSLLGPSGCGKTTLLRLMADLIEPTRGRVTVAGKSAKEARLAQKYGIVFQSPVLYDWRKVKDNITLPLELMGVKKARRDEKALELLELVGLQGFADKYPWQLSGGMQQRVAIARALSMEPEILLMDEPFSALDEFTRERLNEELLSVWSKVGNTVVFVTHSIPESIFLSDRVFVLSPHPGRLSAVVDIPLPRPRTAEMRNSPEFFDLIAGIRDSFEGV; this is translated from the coding sequence ATGTCACTTATTGCGACAAAAGTTCCTGAAATTCAATTGGAAAATGTGGAGATGCGCTATCAGACGGACACGGCGGATGTGTTGGCGCTGCATCAAGTGAGCCTGGATATTGCCAAGGGGGAGTTCGTCTCGCTTCTTGGGCCGTCCGGGTGCGGAAAAACGACGCTGCTTCGGCTCATGGCCGATTTGATCGAGCCGACGAGAGGCCGGGTAACGGTAGCGGGCAAAAGCGCCAAGGAGGCGCGTCTCGCCCAGAAATACGGCATCGTGTTTCAAAGCCCCGTGCTGTACGACTGGCGCAAGGTGAAGGACAACATCACGCTGCCGCTCGAGCTGATGGGCGTCAAGAAGGCCCGCCGCGACGAGAAGGCGCTTGAGCTGCTGGAGCTTGTAGGTCTGCAGGGCTTTGCCGACAAGTATCCTTGGCAGTTGAGCGGGGGGATGCAGCAGCGGGTGGCCATTGCCCGGGCGCTGTCCATGGAACCGGAAATCCTGCTGATGGATGAGCCGTTCTCGGCCCTTGACGAGTTCACGCGCGAGCGTCTGAATGAAGAACTGCTGTCCGTATGGAGCAAGGTGGGCAACACGGTCGTGTTCGTTACCCACAGCATCCCCGAATCGATCTTCCTGTCCGACCGGGTCTTCGTGCTGTCTCCGCATCCGGGACGTCTGTCTGCTGTAGTCGATATTCCTCTGCCGCGCCCGCGGACGGCGGAAATGCGCAACAGCCCGGAATTTTTTGATCTGATCGCAGGCATCCGCGACAGCTTCGAGGGAGTGTAA